One genomic window of Eptesicus fuscus isolate TK198812 chromosome 6, DD_ASM_mEF_20220401, whole genome shotgun sequence includes the following:
- the LOC103304372 gene encoding zinc finger protein 14-like, with translation MDSVAFEDVNVEFTMEEWAFLDPTQKKLYTDVMLETFWNLASVACILEEQCDDHDSEDQYENHRRNLRRKLYLCQEYEEKPYKYKEPEKALKPHRHIQSHEGSPNGKTFYYSASLRNHERTHVPGKPYECEQCGKGYNRLIFFKLHKNTHRREKPYQSKQHGKAFSSPNSTSLRNPERTRTGEKPYECGNVFSWLSSLGKHKRSHAGKKSHECKECGKTFLYPSFLKIHERTHTGEKPYECKQCEIAFKHPSSLRNHERMHTGEKPFECKQCGKAFIHSTFLRNHERIHTGEKPYKCKQCGKAFHYSSSLVKHKKNHDSKKPHECKACGKTFAYPSFLKNHERIHTGEKPFECKQCGKAFIHSTFLRNHERIHTGEKPYKCKQCGKAFHSSSSLKKHRKNHDGKKPHECKECGKTFPYPSFLKNHERMHTGEKPFECKQCGKAFIHSTFLRNHERIHTGEKPYKCKQCGKAFHSSSSLVKHKKNHDSKKPHECKACGKTFPYPYFLKNHERMHTGEKPFECKQCGKAFIHSTFLRNHERIHTGEKPYKCKQCGKAFHSSSSLKKHRKNHDGKKPHECKECGKTFRRPSSLREHERTHTPVKRYECKHCGKGFYYRSSLQNHERTHTGEKPYKCKVCGKLFSGSASLKYHKGMHTGEKPYQCKQCGKAFFFPSSLANHKKKSCRKEAS, from the exons GACTCAGTGGCCTTTGAGGATGTTAATGTGGAGTTCACCATGGAGGAGTGGGCTTTCCTGGATCCCACCCAGAAGAAACTCTACACAGATGTGATGCTGGAAACCTTCTGGAACCTAGCATCTGTAG CATGTATTTTAGAAGAACAATGTGATGACCATGACAGTGAAGATCAGTATGAAAATCATAGGAGAAATCTTAG ACGCAAACTGTACCTGTGTCAGGAATATGAAGAAAAACCTTATAAATATAAGGAGCCTGAGAAAGCTTTAAAGCCTCACCGACATATTCAGAGCCATGAAGGCAGCCCCAATGGGAAAACTTTCTACTATTCAGCTTCCCTTAGAAATCATGAAAGGACGCATGTTCCTGGGAAACCATATGAGTGTGAGCAATGTGGGAAAGGCTATAATCGTCTCATTTTCTTTAAACTTCATAAAAATACTCATAGGAGAGAGAAACCATATCAAAGTAAACAACATGGCAAAGCTTTCAGTTCTCCCAA TTCCACTTCTCTTAGAAATCCTGAAAGAACTCGTACTGGtgagaaaccttatgaatgtggGAATGTCTTCAGTTGGCTCAGCTCTcttggaaaacataaaagaagtCATGCCGGAAAGAAGTctcatgaatgtaaggaatgtggtaaaactTTCCTTTATCCCTCTTTCCTTAAAATTCATGAAAGAACTCATACTGGCGAaaagccctatgaatgtaagcaatgtgaGATAGCTTTCAAACATCCCAGTTCTCTTAGAAATCATGAAAGAATGCATACTGGGGAGAAACCCTTTGAATGTAAACAATGTGGAAAAGCTTTCATACATTCCACTTTTCTTAGAAATCATGAAAGGatccatactggagagaaaccctataaatgtaaacaatgtgggaaagccttccaTTATAGCAGCTCTCttgttaaacataaaaaaaatcatgacAGCAAGAAGCCTCATGAATGTAAGGCATGTGGTAAAACTTTCGCTTATCCCTCTTTCCTTAAAAATCATGAAAGAATACATACTGGGGAGAAACCCTTTGAATGTAaacaatgtgggaaagctttcatACATTCCACTTTTCTTAGAAATCATGAAAGGatccatactggagagaaaccctataaatgtaaacaatgtgggaaagccttccaTTCTAGCAGCTCTcttaaaaaacatagaaaaaatcATGATGGAAAGAAGCctcatgaatgtaaggaatgtggtaaaactTTCCCTTATCCCTCTTTCCTTAAAAATCATGAAAGAATGCATACTGGGGAGAAACCCTTTGAATGTAaacaatgtgggaaagctttcatACATTCCACTTTTCTTAGAAATCATGAAAggattcatactggagagaaaccctataaatgtaaacaatgtgggaaagccttccaTTCTAGCAGCTCTCttgttaaacataaaaaaaatcatgacAGCAAGAAGCCTCATGAATGTAAGGCATGTGGTAAAACTTTCCCTTATCCCTATTTCCTTAAAAATCATGAAAGAATGCATACTGGGGAGAAACCCTTTGAATGTAaacaatgtgggaaagctttcatACATTCCACTTTTCTTAGAAATCATGAAAGGatccatactggagagaaaccctataaatgtaaacaatgtgggaaagccttccaTTCTAGCAGCTCTcttaaaaaacatagaaaaaatcATGACGGAAAGAAGCctcatgaatgtaaggaatgtggtaaaacaTTCCGTCGGCCCTCTTCCCTTAGAGAGCACGAAAGAACTCATACTCCGGTAAAACGCTATGAATGTAAGCATTGTGGTAAAGGTTTCTATTATCGATCTTCTCTTCAAAATCATGAAAGAACCCATACTGGggaaaaaccttataaatgtaaGGTATGTGGGAAACTTTTCTCTGGTTCAGCTTCCCTTAAATATCACAAAGGAATGCATACTGGGGAAAAACCTTATcaatgtaagcaatgtgggaaagccttcttTTTCCCCAGCTCTCTTGCAAATCATAAAAAAAAGTCATGCCGGAAAGAAGCCTCATGA